A single region of the Triticum dicoccoides isolate Atlit2015 ecotype Zavitan chromosome 2B, WEW_v2.0, whole genome shotgun sequence genome encodes:
- the LOC119360393 gene encoding uncharacterized protein LOC119360393, translated as MEAVVVDAVSKLLKAGITLFEISSASWAGDALECEDGLRWQAASCLGLEDEDEGGGERAVHKLHFFHQPPSPLRPACGTPPHHLRSRLPVVVLKVFLHCKVCAGKVKKHLTKMEAHGCNGGKKIMVVCIIKHTMASIHLLTVPRKVGA; from the exons ATGGAGGCAGTGGTCGTTGACGCGGTGTCCAAGCTGCTGAAGGCCGGCATCACGTTGTTCGAGATCTCCTCTGCTTCCTGGGCTG GTGATGCCCTCGAATGTGAAGACGGACTGAGATGGCAGGCTGCTAGTTGCCTCGGCCTCGAAGATGAAGATGAAGGTGGAGGAGAGCGAGC GGTACACAAACTCCACTTCTTTCACCAGCCACCCTCCCCTCTGCGCCCAGCTTGTGGAACACCTCCACACCATCTTCGGAGCCGCCTGCCG GTGGTCGTGCTGAAGGTGTTCCTGCACTGCAAAGTGTGCGCTGGCAAGGTGAAGAAGCACCTCACCAAGATGGAAG CGCACGGATGCAATGGTGGCAAGAAGATCATGGTCGTGTGCATCATCAAGCACACCATGGCAAGCATCCACCTCCTCACAGTGCCAAGAAAAGTAGGTGCCTAG